CAGTGGCGCTCCATGCGTAGCGCCACGGTCTCGACGCCCTGGATCAGCTGGAAGGCGTTGAACGGCGAGAGGGCCGCGCCGAGGTCGCGCAGCAGGATGACCCGCGCCCGCAGGATATAGGCGATCGGCCCCAGCGGCTTGACCGCCTCGGTCCACACCGCGCCGTGGTAGGACGGGTCGGGCGTGTTCAGCAGCGGCTGGCGCTCGGGCCTGGACTCCCAGTCGAAGTTTCCGCCGTCGACGATCAGCCCGCCGATCGAGGTGCCGTGGCCGCCCAGGTACTTGGTGGCCGAGTAGACGACGATCGCCGCGCCGTGCTCCAGCGGACGGCACAGCAGCGGCGCGGCCGTGTTGTCCATGATCAGCGGCACGCCGAATTCGCGGCCGATGGCGGCCACCTCGGCGATCGGGAAGACCTCCAGCTTCGGGTTCGGCAGGGTCTCGCCATAGTAGGCGCGGGTCCGCTCGTCGGTGGCCCGGCGGAAGTTCTCGGGGTCGGCGGGATCGACGAACCGCACCTCGATCCCCTGGTCCTTCAGGGTGTTGGCGAACAGGTTCCAGGTGCCGCCGTAGAGCGAGGTCGAGCTGACCACGTTGTCGCCCGCGCGCGCCAGGTTCTGCAGCGCGAACGCCGAGGCGGCCTGGCCCGAGGCGACCGCGAGGGCCCCCACCCCGCCCTCGAGGGCGGCGACGCGCTGCTCCAGCACGTCGGTCGTGGGGTTCATGATCCGCGTGTAGATGTTGCCCATCTCCTGGAGGGCGAACAGGGACGCGGCGTGTTCGGCGCTCTGGAACTGGTAGGAGGTGGTCTGGTGGATCGGCACGGCCACCGAGCCTGTGGTCGGGTCCGCCCGCCAGCCGGCGTGGACGGCCAGGGTCTCGGGCCGAAGGGTCTTGTCGGACATCGTCACTCCTACTCGTCTCGCTGGGCCCTCAGGCCGTCAGCTCCAGGCCCTTCAGCTCGCCTTCGTCGCGCCAGGCTTCGAGGACCTTGGTGAAGGCCACGGGTCCGGCCCCGTACGAGCTGTTCTTCTTGTTCATCAGCTCGACCTTGCCCTCGTTGTTGTAATAGCCCGGCGTGCACTCCTTCAGGAACTGCTCGCGCATCACCGACAGCTTCACGATGGTGTCGACCCAGGCGTCCTCAGCCTCCCGGCTGGGCTCGACGATGCGCGCCTGCCGACCGGCCGCGTTCCGCACGATATAGGCGATGTGTTTCACCTGCTCGTTGATCATGTGCGGGAAATTGGCGCTGAAGCCCGACTGCACGTTCGAGACGATGAAGCAGTTGGGGAAGCCCCGGCTCAGGATCCCGTGCAGGGTGGAGGCGCCGTCCTTCCACTTCTCGGTCAGGCTGATCCCGCCCCGGCCGTGGATCTCGTAGCCGGCCCGCCGGGCGTACGAGGTGCCGACCTCGAAGCCGGTGGCGTAGACGAGGCAGTCGATCTCGTACTCGCGGCCGTTCGCCACCACGCCGCTCTCGGTGATCCGCTCCACGCCGCGGCCCTGGGTGTCCACCAGGGTGACGTTCGGCCGGTTGAAGGTCGCCAGGTACTCGTCGTGGAAGCACGGCCGCTTGCAGAACTGGTTGTACCAGGGCTTCAGCGCCTCGGCCGTGGCCTTGTCCCTGACCACCTGGTCCACCCGCGAGCGGACCTGCTCCATCTTCTTGAAGTCGGCCAGTTGCATGAGCGCGGCCGGATTCTCGACCGCCTCGCCGGCCTCGGCCTTGCGGCGGGCCAGCAGCAGGATGTTGCCGATGATGTCGGTCCAGCCGTCGTTCACCAGGTCCTCGTCGGCAAAGCCGCCGGAGACCAGGGTGTTGAAGTTGTCCATCCGCGCCTGCTGCCAGCCGGGCGGCAGGCTCTTCGCCCAGTCGGGGTCGGTGGGGCGGTTGTTGCGCACGTCGATCGACGAGGGCGTCCGCTGGAAGACGTAGAGCTCCTTGGCCCATTCGCCGAGATGCGGGACGCACTGGACCGCCGTCGCCCCCGTGCCGATCACGCCGACCCGTTTGTCCTTCAGGCCGGTGAGGCCGCCCGCGGAGTCGCCGCCGGTGTAGTCGTAGTCCCAGCGGCTGGTGTGGAAGGAGTGGCCCTTGAAGGTCTCGATGCCCGGGATGCCCGGCAGCTTGGGCCGATGCAGCGGGCCGTTCGCCATGACGACGAAGCGGGCCTTCATGGCGTCGCCGCGGTTCGTGCGCACGATCCAGCGGGCGGCGTCCTCGTCCCAGGACAGGTCGGTGACCTCGGTCTGGAAGCAGGCGTTGTCGTAGAGGCCAAACTTGCGGCCGATCGCCCGCGAGTGCTCCAGGATCTCGGGCGCCCGGGAGTACTTCTCCACGGGCATGTAGCCCACCTCCTCCAGCAGCGGCAGGTAGATGTAGCTCTCGATGTCGCAGGCCGCGCCGGGATAGCGGTTCCAGTACCAGGTGCCGCCGAAGTCGCCGCCCTTCTCGATGATGCGGATGTCGTCGACGCCCGCTTCGCGCAGCCGGGCGCCCGCCAGCAGCCCGCCGAAGCCGCCGCCGATCACCACCACCTCGACCTCGTCGGTCAGCGGCGCGCGGGAGAAGCCCGGCTGGACGTAGGGGTCGTCGAGGTAGTGGGCGAACCGGCCGGCGATCTCGACGTACTGCTCGTTCGCGTCGCCCCGCAGGCGCCGGTCGCGCTCCTCGCGGTACTTGCGGGCGAGCGCGTCCGGATCGAAGCCCAGGTCGTCGACCTTCCCGATGTCGTCCGCCATGGCCGTGCCTCCCGCTTGTCGTGGTGGCGGCCAGCGTGCCGAACGATCGTTTGAACGGCAAGGGTGACGTGGCGGCGCCGGGCCGCCACGCCGCCGCGACTACTTCGCCGTAGTCGCCAGGAAGTCGAGGGCGGTCAGCGCCTGGGCGCGGACGCCGACCTCCATCGCGCCCTCGTCCATCACGTTGAACATCGGCGAGTGGTTCACGCCCGGCGGGAAGCCGATGCCGAGGTCGTAGAACAGGCCTGGGACCTTCTGCTGGTAGTACGAGAAGTCCTCGGCCCCGGTGATGTAGTCGATGTCGTCCTTGACGTTCCCCTTGGCCGCCCGGGCCAGGGTGGGCTTCATCCGGGCGGTGAGCGCCGGGTCGTTGGTGGTCACCGGGTTCGGCGTGCCCCATTCGATCTGGCCCTTGCCGCCGTAGCGCCCGGCGATGCTCTCCACGGCCTTCTCCGCCCGCTGCATCACGTCCTTGCGAAGCTCGGGATCGAAGGTCCGGAGCGTGCCGGCCAGGGTGAAGTCGTCCGGGATGATGTTGTAGCGGACGCCGCCGTGGACCGTGGCGACGGTGAGGATGGTGGGCGTGCGGGTGACGTTGATCTGGCGCGCGGCGATCTGGTTGAAGGCCAGGACGACCTCGGCCTGCATCGAGGCGATGTCGATGCCCGACCACGGGTTCGCGCCGTGGGTCTGCTTGCCCTTCAGCTTGATCTCGTAGCGATCGGACGCGGCCATCATCGGGCCCGGCCGCCACAGCAGCTTGCCGGGCTCGCCGGGCACGACGTGCAGGCCGAAGACGGCGTCGACCTTGGGGTTCTCCAGGACCCCTTCCTTGACCATCAGCGGCGCGCCGCCCTCCTCGCCGACCGGCGGGCCCTCTTCGGCGGGCTGGAACAGGAAGACGACCGTGCCCGGGATCTGGTCGCGCATGCCCGCCAGCACCTCGGCCGCGCCCATGAGGATCGCCACATGGGCGTCGTGGCCGCAGGCGTGCATCACGCCGGTGGTCTGGCCGTTGTAGGTGGTGGTGACCTTCGAAGCGAACGGCAGGCCCGTCTGCTCGGCCACGGGAAGGGCGTCCATGTCGGCCCGCAGCGCGACCACGCCGCCCGGCTTGCCGCCCTTCAGCACGCCGACGACCCCGGTCTTGGCGACGCCGGTGCGGACTTCGATCCCCAGCTTGCGCAGGTGGTCGGCGACCAGCTTGGCGGTGCGGACCTCATTGTTGCCGAGCTCGGGATGCTGGTGGATGTCGCGCCGCCAGGTGACGACCTTCGGCTGGACCTTGGCCGCAGCGGAGAACACCGCCTGATCGAACGGCCCGGCCTCGGCCGACTGCGCCGCCGCCGGCGCGGCCGCGCCCAGCACCAGCGCCAGGGCGGCGCCCGCGATCCAATGCCCCTTCATCCCCTGAACTCCCCTACTCCGGTTGAACGATTCGCCCGCCGGTCATGGGCCTGGCCACGCCGGTGGTCTTCGGAAACGAGATCGGCTGTCCGCGCGCGCAGCGGGCGGCCAGATAGGCGAAGGCCTCGGCCTCGATGGAATCGCCGCGCCAGCCATGGTCCTCGGCGGTCTTCACCGGCGCCGGCAGGCGGGCGGCGAGCGCCTTCATGATCTCGGGATTGTGCCGGCCGCCGCCGGTGACCACCACCTCGCGCGGGACCTCGCCCATGAGCTCGAAGCCCCGGCCCACGGCCTCGGCGGTGAAGGCCACCAGGGTGGCGCACGCATCCTCGAGCTGCAGCGGCTCCAGCGGCTCGAGCGAGAAGTCGTAGCGGTCCAGCGACTTGGGGGCCGGCGCCTCGAAGTACGGGTGGGCCAGCAGCGCCCGGACGACCGCCTCGTCCACCCGGCCGACGCTGGCGTAGCGCCCGCCGGCGTCGTAGCGGCCGGCCTTCCGGGCCTGGACCAGCAGGTCGATCATGCCGTTGCCGGGCCCGGTGTCGAAGGCCGCGAAATCGCCCGGCCCCGACCAGAAGGTGACGTTCGCCACCCCGCCCACGTTGAGCACCGCCAGCGGCGGCTCGAGGCCCGAGGCTCGCGCCCGGGCCAAGTGGTAGATCGGCGCCAGGGGCGCGCCCTCCCCGCCGGCCGCGACGTCCGCCGAGCGGAAATCGTGGGCCACCGGCCGGCCGGTCAGGCTGGCGAGCAGCCCCGCATCGCCCAGCTGCACCGTGCGGCCCGGGACGCCGTCCTGCGGCCGCTCGTGCAGGACGGTCTGGCCGTGCATGCCGAGCAGGTCGAACTCGCTCCAGACCAGCCCATGCTCGGCCAGGAAGGCTTCGGCCGCGGCGAAATGCTCCTCGGCGACCGTCACGGCGGCCTTGGCGAAGATCTGCGGCTCGGGCTCGCCGCGCTCCCACTTCAGCGCCGCCTCGGTTGCTTCCAGCAGGATCTCGCGCGTGGCGTCGGTCAGCTTGCGCTCGCCGGCCGGGCCGAACGCCGAGATCCCCTCGCCGTCCGTCTCCAGCACCGCCATGTCGACGGCGTCGAGGGAGGTCCCGGTCATGAATCCCAGCACGCGCATGCGGCTTGACTGCCACGTCCGGGGATCGCTAGCTAGCCGCCATGATCGGACCCGCCGCCCTGACCGGCCGCTATTACCGCCTGCCCTAGACGCAGGCGGCCGATCCCACGCGCCTGCCCCCACCGGCCGGCGCCCTTCCTGATCAGATCCCCTGGACGCCGGCCTCCCTGAGCCCCAAGGAGCCGCCATGTCCCTCGAAATCAGCGCCGCGCCCGTGCTAGAGCCCGGCCGTCCCGAACCTGAGATTCCCGCGATGTCCGACCCCGCCTTCAAGTCCGAGTTCCTGAAGACGCTGCAGGCGCGCGGCTACATCCATCAGATCAGCCACCCGCAGGAACTGGACGAGGCGACCGCCGGCGGCGTGATCGCCGCCTACATCGGCTTCGACGCGACGGCGACTTCGCTGCACGTCGGCAGCCTGATCCAGATCATGATGCTGCGGCGGCTGCAGCAGGCGGGGCACAAGCCCGTCGTGCTGATGGGCGGCGGGACCACCAAGGTCGGCGATCCCAGCGGCCGCGACGAGAGCCGCAAGATGCTCACCGACGCCGATATCGAGCGGAACATCGCCGGCATCCGGACCGTGTTCGAGAAGTTCCTGACCTTCGGGAACGGGCCCACCGACGCGGTGATGGTCAACAACGACGCGTGGCTCTCGAAGCTCGGCTACCTGGAGTTCCTGCGGGAGTACGGTCCGCACTTCACCGTCAACCGCATGCTGACCTTCGATTCGGTGCGCCTGCGGCTCGAGCGCGAACAGCCGCTCACCTTCCTCGAGTTCAACTACATGCTGATGCAGGCCGTGGACTTCCGGCACCTCAACCGGACCATGGGCGTGCAGCTACAGATGGGCGGCTCGGACCAGTGGGGGAACATCATCAACGGCGTGGAGCTGGTCCGGCGGATGGACCAGAAGGCCGCCTTCGCACTGACGACGCCGCTGCTGACCACCTCCTCGGGCGCCAAGATGGGCAAGACCGCTCAGGGCGCCGTGTGGCTGAACGCCGACCTGCTCAGCCCCTACGACTACTGGCAGTTCTGGCGGAACACCGAGGACGCGGACGTGGGCCGCTTCCTGCGCCTGTTCACCGACCTGCCGCTGGACGAGATCGCGCGGCTGGAGGCGCTGGAGGGCGCGCAGATCAACGACGCCAAGAAGGTGCTGGCGAACGAGGCCACGCGGATGCTGCACGGCGAGGAGGCCGCGCGGGCCGCCGAGGCCGCCGCCCGGGCCGCGTTCGAGGAGGGCCGCCTGTCCGGCGACCTGCCGACGCACGAGGTCGCCCGGGCCGACCTTGCCGCGGGGATCGCCCTCGCTGCGCTCGCGGCCGACGCGGGGCTCGCTTCCTCGCGGGGCGAGGCCCGGCGCCTGGCGCAGGGCGGCGGGCTGCGGGTGAACGACGCCCAGGAGACCGACGGCGCGCGCCTCGTCAGCGAGGCCGACCTCGTGGACGGCGTCGTGAAGCTCGCCGCGGGCAAGAAGAAGATCGTCCTGGTGAAGCCGGTCTGAGGGAGAGACGAGATGTCGGACGTGATCGAGGGCGCGCCGGCGCCCGACTTCGAGCTGGAGACCGCCGACGGCCCCGTCCGCCTGTCGGACTTCGCTGGCAAGACCCTGGTGCTCTACTTCTATCCGAAGGACGACACGAGCGGCTGCACGCGCGAGGCGCAGGACTTCACGGCGCTCGCGCCCGAGTTCGCCAAGGCGGGCGCGACGGTGGTCGGCGTCTCGAAGGACAGCGTGAAGTCGCACGAGAAGTTCGCCGCCAAGCACGGCCTGGCCGTGACGCTGGGGTCCGACCCTGAGGGCGCGGTGATCGAACGCTACGGCTCGTGGGTGGAGAAGAGCCTCTATGGCCGCAAGTACATGGGGATCGACCGGTCCACCTTCCTGATCCGCGACGGCCGGATCGTCCGCATCTGGCGCAAGGTGAAGGTTCCCAACCACGCGCAGCAGGTGCTGGAGGCGGTCAGGGCGCGGTAAGCGGCGCTGTGGCGGCGGCGCCGCAGTCCGCAGGTTTGTGCGCCGGCGGATGGACGAAGGCGCAAACCGCATTCATCCTGCGGCTACGCGCCGCTTTTGCCTGTTTTTTGGCCTAAGCGTCTTGCCTGCCCCGAAAAAGTCATCGCATATCAAGCCGTCGCTTGGGGCGGGGGCTTAGCGGAACGCATGACACGCTTGGCGCGGCTTCGTGGTTCGCTGGAAGAGCTGTTTCCGGAACGTCATCTCTATGTCCGCTCCGGCGGGGCCATGAAGGCCTTCGTCCTGACCACCTCCAAGCAGATGGCGATCGCCGGGGTCGTCGCCGGCGGCGCGCTCTGGATGGGCGTCTGCACCGCCGCCATGCTGGTCAACCTGCTGTCCGCCTCGGCGACCGACCGAGAGATCGCGCAGCTCAAGGCGCAGTCCGAGCGCTACGTAGCCGACCGCCAGGCCCGGCTCGACAGCGCGCTGGCCCGGCTCAACGCCGCCTCGGGCTCGAACGAGGACCTCGCCACCACCATCGAGAAGCGCCATGCGGCCCTGGCCCTGCTGCTCACGGACCTGAAGGGCGCGCCCGGCGCGGCCGAGAACCTGACGCCGGCCATCAACCGCGCCCTGGCCGCCGAGAGCCGCAATCCGGCGCAGCGGGTGGAGATGGTCCGGATCGGCCAGGAGCAGTTGCTGGACGCCGCCGACAGCTACGCCAAGAGCCGCGCCGAGCGCCTGCGGCTGGCGTTCCGCATGGCCGGCCTCACCCCCTCCGCCTTCGTTCCCAAGAGTGGCTCGCTGGGCGGCCCGCTGATCGATTCCAAGGACCCCCGCGCCCTCGCCGCCGTGCTGGACGTCGACGAGGAGTTCGCCCTGCGCATCCAGCGCGCGGCGAAGGACCTGTCGGAGGCGCGCGCGCTCACCGACGCGGCGGGAGATCTTCCGTTCGGGCGACCGACCGCCTCCGCGCCTCAGACCAGCGGCTACGGTGTCCGGTTCGATCCGTTCACGCGGCGACCCGCCTTCCACTCGGGCCTGGACTTCGCCGGCGGCCACGCCACGCCGATCCACGCGGCCGGACCCGGCGTCGTGGCGTTCACCGGCGTCCGGTCCGGCTACGGCAACACCATCGAGATCGACCACGGGCGGGGCCTGAAGACCCGCTACGCCCACCTGTCGGCCATCGCGGTGCGGCCGGGTCAGCGCATTGCGATCGGGCAGCGGATCGGCGCCATGGGCTCGACCGGCCGTTCGACTGGGACGCACCTGCACTATGAGGTATGGGTGAACGGACGCGCCCAGAACCCGGGCCGCTTCCTCAAGGCCGGCCAGTATGTTCAGCAAGGCGACTAAGCGTACCGAACCTGCAGCCCCTGCCCCGCCCCCGCGCAAGGCCGCCGTGGCGTCCCTGCTGGCCGAGGGCATGACCATCCGCGGCGACATCGTCACCGAAGGCGACGTGCACCTCGACGGCGCGGTCGACGGCGACGTGTCGGTCGGCCGGCTTATCCTGGGCGAGACCGGCGCGGTGACCGGCGTGGTCACGGCCGAGAGCGTGGAGATCCGCGGCCGCGTCACCGGCACGATCAGCGCCCGCCAGGTCCGACTGTGCGCGAGCGCCCGCGTCGACGGCGACATCCGCCACACCGAACTGGCCATCGAGGCCGGCGCCCATTTCGAGGGCCGCAGCCTGGTGTTTCCCGAGGCCGCGGACGAGGCGCAGATGCGCCTCGACATCGCCGCGGAATAGCCTAGGCCGCCGCGTCCCGCGTCGCGCCGACCCGCTGGGCCAGCGCCGCCCCCATGAACGCGTCGAGGTCGCCGTCCAGGACGCCCTGGGTGTCGGAGGTCTCCACCTCGGTCCGCAGGTCCTTCACCATCTGGTACGGCTGCAGCACGTAGCTGCGGATCTGGTGGCCCCAACCGATGTCGGTCTTCTGGTCCTCCAGCGCCTGCTGGGCGGCCTCGCGCTTCTCGAGCTCCAGCTCATAGAGCCGGGCGCGCAGCATCTTCCACGCCTGGTCCCGGTTCTGGTGCTGCGAGCGCTGGGTCTGGCAGGCCACGGCGATGCCTGTCGGGATGTGCGTCAGGCGCACCGCCGAGTCGGTCTTGTTCACGTGCTGGCCGCCGGCGCCCGAGGCCCGGTAGGTGTCGGTCCGCACGTCGGCCGGGTTGATCTCGATCTCGATGTTGTCGTCGATGACCGGATAGACCCACACCGAGGCGAAGGAGGTGTGGCGCCGGGCGCTGGAATCATACGGGCTGATGCGCACGAGGCGGTGAACCCCGGCCTCGGTCTTCAGCCAGCCGTAGGCGTTGGTCCCCTTCACCTGCAGGGTGACGGACTTGATCCCCGCCTGCTCCCCGGCCGTCTCCTCGATCACGTCGACGCTCATCCCGTGGGCCTGGGCCCAGCGGGTGTACATGCGCAGCAGCATGCCGGCCCAGTCGTTGGACTCGGTGCCGCCGGCGCCGGAGTTGATCTCGACATAGGCGTCGTTGCCGTCTGCCTCGCCCGACAGCAGGGCTTCCAGCTCGGCGCGGGCGGCGCGCTCCTTGATCTCGCGTAGCTGGGCGCGGGCCTCGTCCAGCGAAGCCTCGTCGCCCTCCTCGTCCGCCAGCTCGGCGTAGCCGAGGGCGTCGGCCAGGTCCCGCTCGAGGCCATGGACCGCTTCGACCTGGGCCGACAGGCGCGAACGCTCGCGCGAGACCGCCTGGGCCTCGTCAGGATCGTTCCAAAGGGTCGGGTCCTCGACCCGGGCGTTCAGCTCGTCGAGCTTCCGGAGCGCTGGCTCCCAGTCAAAGACGCCTCCTGAGCAGTTCGATCGACTGCTCGATGTCGGCCTTGGCGGCCTCGACATCCACTCTCATGGGGAACTCCGGACTTCAGGCGGCCGGACATAGTCTGCGTCCCGCGTCAGAACAAGTCCGACAGCTCGTCCTGCTTCTTCGGCGGCGGAGGCGGCGCCACGGCCGCCCCGGCGTTCGGGGCGCCCGTGATGCCGTTCTGCCAGACCTGGCTGTAGGGCTGCGGCCCGCCCGGCACGGCGCTCGCCGGCGCCTGGGCGACCTGCGGCTCGGTTCCGGGCCGGAAGGCCTCGCGGATTCCCCGCACCATGGCGAACTTGGCGTTGGCGGGCGCCTTGAACGGCTGGGCCGGCCGGTCCTTAAGCGCCTCGCCCATGAACTCGGTGAAGATCGGCACGGCCGCGACGCTGCCCGTCTCGCCCTCGCCCAGGCTGCGGTTGTCGTCGAAGCCGATGTAAACGCCCACGACGATGTCCGGCGAGAAGCCCATGAACCAGGCCGAGCGGTAGTCGTTGGTCGTGCCGGTCTTGCCGCCCAGCGGCTTGCCGACGGACGAGGCCTGGGTCGCCGTGCCCCGCAGGACCACGCCTTCCAGCATGGAGGTGATCTGGTAGGCGGTGATCGGATCCATCACCTGGGCGCCGGTGCGCGCGATGCGCGGGCTTTCGGCGCCCGAGAAACCGGCGCCGCAGCGCGGGCATTCCCGGCGGTCGGCCTTCCAGATGACCTTGCCGTTGCGGTCCTGGACCAGCTCGATCAGGTGCGGCTCGACCTTGCGGCCGCCGTTCAGGAACGAGGAGTAGGCCGCCGACATCCGGTAGACGGTCGTCTCGCCCGAGCCGAGGGCCATGGCGAGCACCTTGTCCATCTTCTCGGTCACGCCCATGCGGATCGCCAGGTCGCTGATCCGGGTCATGCCGACGTTCTGGGCCAGGCGCACCGTCATGGTGTTGCGCGACAGCTCCAACCCCCGGCGCAGCGTCAGCGCGCCATAGTACTTGCGATTGTAGTTCTCGGGCGACCAGGCCTGGCCGCCGGCCCCGCGCAGGGTGATCGGCGCGTCCATGACAGTGCTGGCGGGCGTGTAGCCGCTCTCAAGGGCCGCGGCGTAGACGATCGGCTTGAAGGCCGAGCCGGGCTGCCGGTAGGCCTGAGTGGCCCGGTTGAAACTGGACAGCGAGAACGAATAGCCGCCGACCATCGCCAGCACCCGGCCCGAATTGGGCTCCATGGCAACGAGGGCGCCGTTCACCGCCGGGATCTGCTTCAGGCGGAAGCCCGCGCCCTTGTCATTCGGCGCCACGAAGACCAGGTCGCCGGTGCCGATCCCCTTCCCGCGCCGGGCCCAGGCCACGTCCTCGCCGGCCAGGGCGCCGCGGTCGCCGTCGACGGTCAGCACCTCGACGTTGCCGCCAGCGACGCTGGTCACGACGGCCTGGCGCCAGCTGCGCCGCTCGGACGGGAGGGCCTTCTTCTTGGCCTCCTT
The Phenylobacterium zucineum HLK1 genome window above contains:
- a CDS encoding O-acetylhomoserine aminocarboxypropyltransferase/cysteine synthase family protein, whose product is MSDKTLRPETLAVHAGWRADPTTGSVAVPIHQTTSYQFQSAEHAASLFALQEMGNIYTRIMNPTTDVLEQRVAALEGGVGALAVASGQAASAFALQNLARAGDNVVSSTSLYGGTWNLFANTLKDQGIEVRFVDPADPENFRRATDERTRAYYGETLPNPKLEVFPIAEVAAIGREFGVPLIMDNTAAPLLCRPLEHGAAIVVYSATKYLGGHGTSIGGLIVDGGNFDWESRPERQPLLNTPDPSYHGAVWTEAVKPLGPIAYILRARVILLRDLGAALSPFNAFQLIQGVETVALRMERHCANTQRVADYLAGRKGVTRVIHPSQQSGEARARADRYLKGGYGGLLGFELEGGVEAGRKFIDALQLFYHVANIGDARSLAIHPASTTHSQLTAEEQAAAGVSPGYVRLSIGIEHIDDILADLDQALKAAGA
- a CDS encoding flavin-containing monooxygenase — protein: MADDIGKVDDLGFDPDALARKYREERDRRLRGDANEQYVEIAGRFAHYLDDPYVQPGFSRAPLTDEVEVVVIGGGFGGLLAGARLREAGVDDIRIIEKGGDFGGTWYWNRYPGAACDIESYIYLPLLEEVGYMPVEKYSRAPEILEHSRAIGRKFGLYDNACFQTEVTDLSWDEDAARWIVRTNRGDAMKARFVVMANGPLHRPKLPGIPGIETFKGHSFHTSRWDYDYTGGDSAGGLTGLKDKRVGVIGTGATAVQCVPHLGEWAKELYVFQRTPSSIDVRNNRPTDPDWAKSLPPGWQQARMDNFNTLVSGGFADEDLVNDGWTDIIGNILLLARRKAEAGEAVENPAALMQLADFKKMEQVRSRVDQVVRDKATAEALKPWYNQFCKRPCFHDEYLATFNRPNVTLVDTQGRGVERITESGVVANGREYEIDCLVYATGFEVGTSYARRAGYEIHGRGGISLTEKWKDGASTLHGILSRGFPNCFIVSNVQSGFSANFPHMINEQVKHIAYIVRNAAGRQARIVEPSREAEDAWVDTIVKLSVMREQFLKECTPGYYNNEGKVELMNKKNSSYGAGPVAFTKVLEAWRDEGELKGLELTA
- a CDS encoding amidohydrolase — protein: MKGHWIAGAALALVLGAAAPAAAQSAEAGPFDQAVFSAAAKVQPKVVTWRRDIHQHPELGNNEVRTAKLVADHLRKLGIEVRTGVAKTGVVGVLKGGKPGGVVALRADMDALPVAEQTGLPFASKVTTTYNGQTTGVMHACGHDAHVAILMGAAEVLAGMRDQIPGTVVFLFQPAEEGPPVGEEGGAPLMVKEGVLENPKVDAVFGLHVVPGEPGKLLWRPGPMMAASDRYEIKLKGKQTHGANPWSGIDIASMQAEVVLAFNQIAARQINVTRTPTILTVATVHGGVRYNIIPDDFTLAGTLRTFDPELRKDVMQRAEKAVESIAGRYGGKGQIEWGTPNPVTTNDPALTARMKPTLARAAKGNVKDDIDYITGAEDFSYYQQKVPGLFYDLGIGFPPGVNHSPMFNVMDEGAMEVGVRAQALTALDFLATTAK
- a CDS encoding anhydro-N-acetylmuramic acid kinase; amino-acid sequence: MRVLGFMTGTSLDAVDMAVLETDGEGISAFGPAGERKLTDATREILLEATEAALKWERGEPEPQIFAKAAVTVAEEHFAAAEAFLAEHGLVWSEFDLLGMHGQTVLHERPQDGVPGRTVQLGDAGLLASLTGRPVAHDFRSADVAAGGEGAPLAPIYHLARARASGLEPPLAVLNVGGVANVTFWSGPGDFAAFDTGPGNGMIDLLVQARKAGRYDAGGRYASVGRVDEAVVRALLAHPYFEAPAPKSLDRYDFSLEPLEPLQLEDACATLVAFTAEAVGRGFELMGEVPREVVVTGGGRHNPEIMKALAARLPAPVKTAEDHGWRGDSIEAEAFAYLAARCARGQPISFPKTTGVARPMTGGRIVQPE
- the tyrS gene encoding tyrosine--tRNA ligase, whose translation is MSDPAFKSEFLKTLQARGYIHQISHPQELDEATAGGVIAAYIGFDATATSLHVGSLIQIMMLRRLQQAGHKPVVLMGGGTTKVGDPSGRDESRKMLTDADIERNIAGIRTVFEKFLTFGNGPTDAVMVNNDAWLSKLGYLEFLREYGPHFTVNRMLTFDSVRLRLEREQPLTFLEFNYMLMQAVDFRHLNRTMGVQLQMGGSDQWGNIINGVELVRRMDQKAAFALTTPLLTTSSGAKMGKTAQGAVWLNADLLSPYDYWQFWRNTEDADVGRFLRLFTDLPLDEIARLEALEGAQINDAKKVLANEATRMLHGEEAARAAEAAARAAFEEGRLSGDLPTHEVARADLAAGIALAALAADAGLASSRGEARRLAQGGGLRVNDAQETDGARLVSEADLVDGVVKLAAGKKKIVLVKPV
- a CDS encoding peroxiredoxin, giving the protein MSDVIEGAPAPDFELETADGPVRLSDFAGKTLVLYFYPKDDTSGCTREAQDFTALAPEFAKAGATVVGVSKDSVKSHEKFAAKHGLAVTLGSDPEGAVIERYGSWVEKSLYGRKYMGIDRSTFLIRDGRIVRIWRKVKVPNHAQQVLEAVRAR
- a CDS encoding M23 family metallopeptidase, whose translation is MTRLARLRGSLEELFPERHLYVRSGGAMKAFVLTTSKQMAIAGVVAGGALWMGVCTAAMLVNLLSASATDREIAQLKAQSERYVADRQARLDSALARLNAASGSNEDLATTIEKRHAALALLLTDLKGAPGAAENLTPAINRALAAESRNPAQRVEMVRIGQEQLLDAADSYAKSRAERLRLAFRMAGLTPSAFVPKSGSLGGPLIDSKDPRALAAVLDVDEEFALRIQRAAKDLSEARALTDAAGDLPFGRPTASAPQTSGYGVRFDPFTRRPAFHSGLDFAGGHATPIHAAGPGVVAFTGVRSGYGNTIEIDHGRGLKTRYAHLSAIAVRPGQRIAIGQRIGAMGSTGRSTGTHLHYEVWVNGRAQNPGRFLKAGQYVQQGD
- a CDS encoding bactofilin family protein — encoded protein: MASLLAEGMTIRGDIVTEGDVHLDGAVDGDVSVGRLILGETGAVTGVVTAESVEIRGRVTGTISARQVRLCASARVDGDIRHTELAIEAGAHFEGRSLVFPEAADEAQMRLDIAAE
- the prfB gene encoding peptide chain release factor 2 (programmed frameshift), which translates into the protein MRVDVEAAKADIEQSIELLRRRLDWEPALRKLDELNARVEDPTLWNDPDEAQAVSRERSRLSAQVEAVHGLERDLADALGYAELADEEGDEASLDEARAQLREIKERAARAELEALLSGEADGNDAYVEINSGAGGTESNDWAGMLLRMYTRWAQAHGMSVDVIEETAGEQAGIKSVTLQVKGTNAYGWLKTEAGVHRLVRISPYDSSARRHTSFASVWVYPVIDDNIEIEINPADVRTDTYRASGAGGQHVNKTDSAVRLTHIPTGIAVACQTQRSQHQNRDQAWKMLRARLYELELEKREAAQQALEDQKTDIGWGHQIRSYVLQPYQMVKDLRTEVETSDTQGVLDGDLDAFMGAALAQRVGATRDAAA